A region from the Muribaculum gordoncarteri genome encodes:
- the pckA gene encoding phosphoenolpyruvate carboxykinase (ATP) yields MSKIDLTQYGITGTTEIVHNPTYEQLFKEETCPTLEGFEKGVVTELGAVNVMTGVYTGRSPKDKFIVLDDNSKDNVWWTTEEYPNDNKPVTEKTWDAVKEIAIKELSNKKLYVVDRFCGANKDTRMAVRFIMEVAWQAHFVTNMFIAPSEEELANFKPDFVVYNASKAKVENYKELGLNSETAVVFNITSREQVIINTWYGGEMKKGMFSMMNYFLPLEGIASMHCSANTDKNGQNTAIFFGLSGTGKTTLSTDPKRLLIGDDEHGWDDNGVFNFEGGCYAKVINLDKESEPDIYNAITRDALLENVTVDAEGKIDFKDKSVTENTRVSYPINHIKSIVEPVSAGPAAKNVIFLSADAFGVLPPVSILTPEQTKYYFLSGFTAKLAGTERGITEPTPTFSACFGQAFLELHPTKYAEELVKRMQKSGAKAYLVNTGWNGSGKRISIRDTRGIIDAILDGAILKAPTKQLPIFDFEIPTELPGVDPKILDPRDTYANPEEWNVKAKDLAERFIKNFKKYTNNPAGKELVAAGPHVG; encoded by the coding sequence ATGAGCAAAATTGATTTAACTCAGTACGGTATCACCGGTACCACAGAGATTGTACACAATCCCACCTATGAGCAGCTCTTTAAGGAAGAAACCTGCCCTACGCTTGAGGGCTTTGAAAAGGGCGTAGTTACTGAACTCGGCGCCGTTAACGTAATGACAGGCGTCTATACCGGACGTTCACCCAAGGATAAGTTCATCGTTCTTGATGACAATTCAAAGGACAATGTATGGTGGACAACCGAGGAGTATCCCAACGACAACAAGCCTGTTACCGAAAAGACTTGGGATGCCGTTAAGGAAATCGCTATCAAGGAACTTTCAAATAAGAAACTTTACGTAGTTGACCGCTTCTGCGGTGCCAACAAGGACACCCGCATGGCAGTGCGCTTCATCATGGAAGTTGCATGGCAGGCTCACTTCGTAACCAACATGTTTATCGCTCCTTCAGAAGAGGAACTCGCTAACTTCAAGCCCGACTTCGTTGTTTACAACGCTTCAAAGGCTAAGGTTGAAAACTACAAGGAACTCGGCCTCAACTCCGAAACCGCAGTTGTGTTCAACATCACTTCTCGCGAGCAGGTTATCATCAACACCTGGTACGGCGGTGAAATGAAGAAGGGTATGTTCTCGATGATGAACTACTTCCTTCCTCTCGAAGGCATCGCTTCAATGCACTGCTCGGCCAACACCGACAAGAACGGCCAGAACACTGCTATCTTCTTCGGCCTCTCGGGAACAGGTAAGACCACCCTTTCAACCGACCCCAAGCGTCTGCTTATCGGTGACGACGAGCACGGATGGGACGACAACGGTGTCTTCAACTTCGAGGGCGGCTGCTACGCCAAGGTTATCAACCTCGACAAGGAGAGCGAGCCCGACATCTACAACGCCATCACTCGTGACGCTCTTCTTGAGAACGTTACCGTTGACGCTGAAGGCAAGATCGACTTCAAGGACAAGAGCGTAACCGAGAACACTCGTGTATCTTATCCTATCAACCACATCAAGAGCATCGTTGAGCCCGTTTCGGCCGGCCCCGCTGCCAAGAATGTAATCTTCCTCTCGGCTGATGCATTCGGTGTGCTTCCTCCCGTTTCAATCCTTACTCCCGAGCAGACTAAGTACTACTTCCTCTCAGGCTTCACTGCTAAGCTTGCAGGTACTGAGCGTGGTATCACCGAGCCTACTCCTACTTTCTCGGCTTGCTTCGGCCAGGCATTCCTTGAATTGCACCCCACCAAGTATGCTGAAGAACTCGTTAAGCGCATGCAGAAGAGCGGCGCCAAGGCTTACCTCGTAAACACAGGCTGGAACGGTTCAGGCAAGCGTATCTCTATCCGTGACACCCGCGGTATTATCGACGCTATCCTTGACGGTGCTATCCTCAAGGCTCCCACCAAGCAGCTCCCCATCTTCGACTTCGAGATTCCTACCGAACTTCCCGGTGTAGATCCCAAGATCCTCGATCCTCGCGACACCTACGCCAACCCTGAAGAGTGGAACGTTAAGGCTAAGGACCTTGCCGAGCGCTTCATCAAGAACTTCAAGAAGTACACCAACAATCCTGCCGGTAAGGAACTTGTTGCCGCAGGTCCTCACGTTGGCTAA
- the porN gene encoding type IX secretion system ring subunit PorN/GldN has product MNVMTSIYRYALALCMVAAAGALSAQNASTSSGVRRVGGDDKRPASQAQVSDRMQMRQAADSRVPDDDAQWMKVVYRSLDLAKVPNASLYYPQEVVDGQENLFRIIMNRFASGELTAYEYLDGREMFTEQYRVNPVDVLERFHVPYTEAGSGARRRYVVEESDVPCNEVLSYYIIERWELDRSTTRMTTTVQALCPVLHRAGDFGGEDVRYPMFWIKMDDLRPYLLSTTTFVDDDNNASRYTYDDFFALSLYDGEIYKTRNLRNLSMMQMYPDPDDRRRAQDSIQHRLETFDDMMWVPTREEVQARGGAESADSVAVGEYRKEAKPASHSRKPAKVKAPKKPKSSADSGAKRSVRRRR; this is encoded by the coding sequence ATGAATGTCATGACTTCGATATATCGCTACGCGCTGGCGCTGTGCATGGTCGCTGCCGCCGGTGCTCTGTCGGCTCAGAATGCATCGACCTCCTCGGGCGTGAGGCGCGTAGGGGGCGACGACAAGCGCCCAGCCTCGCAGGCTCAGGTGAGCGACCGCATGCAGATGCGACAGGCCGCCGACTCGCGCGTTCCCGACGATGACGCGCAGTGGATGAAGGTGGTGTATCGTTCGCTCGACCTCGCCAAGGTGCCCAATGCGTCGCTCTACTATCCGCAGGAGGTGGTTGACGGACAGGAGAATCTGTTCCGCATCATCATGAACCGCTTTGCGTCGGGCGAGCTTACGGCCTACGAGTATCTCGACGGGCGGGAGATGTTTACCGAGCAGTATCGGGTCAACCCTGTCGATGTGCTTGAGCGTTTCCACGTGCCTTACACCGAGGCTGGAAGCGGAGCGCGTCGCCGTTATGTGGTCGAAGAGAGCGATGTGCCCTGCAACGAGGTGCTGAGCTACTACATAATAGAGCGATGGGAGCTCGACCGCTCCACGACGCGCATGACAACGACGGTGCAGGCGCTGTGTCCGGTGCTTCACCGTGCCGGCGACTTCGGCGGCGAGGATGTGCGCTATCCCATGTTCTGGATAAAGATGGATGACCTGCGCCCCTATCTGCTGTCGACAACGACATTTGTCGACGACGACAACAACGCATCGCGCTACACCTACGACGACTTCTTCGCCCTGTCGCTCTATGACGGCGAAATCTACAAGACGCGCAACCTGCGCAACCTGTCGATGATGCAGATGTATCCCGACCCCGACGACCGCCGTCGCGCCCAGGACAGCATCCAGCACAGGCTTGAAACGTTTGACGACATGATGTGGGTGCCTACTCGCGAGGAGGTGCAGGCACGTGGCGGCGCAGAGTCGGCCGACTCGGTTGCCGTGGGCGAGTACCGCAAGGAGGCCAAGCCGGCGTCACATTCGCGCAAACCGGCCAAGGTGAAGGCTCCAAAGAAGCCCAAGTCGTCGGCCGACAGCGGAGCGAAGCGCTCGGTGCGTCGCCGCCGTTGA
- the porM gene encoding type IX secretion system motor protein PorM/GldM, translating to MGSNNTRNLSPRQKMINLMYIVLTAMLALSVSSDVLDGFGQVDEGLSRSNANVESRNTALLDRLEAVASQNPEKGGAWRDKAVEIHSMTGSLYALIDTLKLAIAVEADGEDADPGNLRHPENREASSVVMVTAPDARGEELRKAIERYREQVTALVPDPVKRDNLQRALSTDPMLRDGALAKRPWEEALFLSKPAVASVTMLTKLQNDLLYAEGEVLGALLANVDAGDVRVNELRAFVIPSSRNVMRGASYRADIVLAAVDTTQRPRVYIDGRRLDNDRGVLEIDASATGAFSYSGYIELPHHDGTVTRHDFESTYNVIEPGATVSAKMMNVLYAGIDNPLGISVLGVPQSSVSATMTNGSLVRRGDEWIARPDRIGEQAVVTVAADIDGSRRQVASTGFMVRRLPDPAPYMTITDQAGNKVRYRGSKPIAKSQLMQAQGVEAAIDDNLLDVNYRVLGFETLFFDSMGNAMPELSDGPRFSSRQREAFRRLSRGKRFFISRVRAVGPDGVERDISPMEVIVN from the coding sequence ATGGGAAGTAACAATACACGCAATCTGTCGCCGCGTCAGAAGATGATAAACCTGATGTATATCGTCCTGACGGCCATGCTTGCCCTGAGCGTGTCGAGCGATGTGCTCGACGGTTTCGGTCAGGTCGATGAGGGGTTGTCGCGCTCCAACGCGAATGTGGAGTCGCGCAACACCGCGCTTCTCGACCGGCTTGAGGCTGTAGCGTCGCAGAATCCCGAGAAGGGGGGAGCATGGCGCGACAAGGCGGTGGAGATACACTCGATGACCGGCAGCCTATATGCGCTCATCGACACGCTGAAACTCGCCATTGCGGTGGAGGCCGACGGAGAGGATGCCGACCCGGGCAATCTGCGTCACCCCGAAAACCGCGAAGCCTCGTCGGTGGTGATGGTGACTGCGCCTGATGCCCGCGGCGAAGAGCTACGCAAGGCCATCGAGCGTTATCGCGAGCAGGTGACGGCGCTTGTGCCCGACCCGGTGAAGCGTGACAACCTGCAACGCGCACTGTCGACCGACCCCATGCTGCGTGACGGCGCACTCGCCAAGCGGCCGTGGGAGGAGGCACTGTTCCTGTCAAAACCGGCCGTGGCTTCGGTGACCATGCTCACCAAGTTGCAGAACGACCTGCTCTATGCCGAGGGCGAGGTGCTGGGCGCACTTCTTGCCAATGTCGATGCCGGCGATGTGAGAGTCAACGAGCTGAGAGCCTTTGTGATACCGTCGTCGCGCAACGTGATGCGCGGAGCGAGCTACCGGGCCGACATTGTGCTTGCCGCAGTCGACACGACACAGCGCCCGAGGGTCTATATCGACGGCCGCCGCCTCGACAACGACCGCGGAGTGCTCGAAATCGACGCTTCGGCTACGGGAGCGTTCAGCTACTCGGGCTACATCGAGCTGCCACACCACGACGGCACTGTTACGCGTCACGACTTCGAGTCGACTTACAATGTGATCGAGCCCGGCGCTACTGTGTCGGCCAAGATGATGAACGTGCTGTATGCCGGAATCGACAATCCGCTTGGAATCTCGGTGCTGGGCGTGCCTCAGTCGTCGGTGAGCGCGACAATGACCAACGGCTCACTCGTGCGCCGCGGCGACGAGTGGATTGCCCGCCCCGACCGCATAGGCGAACAGGCGGTGGTGACGGTGGCCGCCGACATCGACGGCAGCCGCCGTCAGGTGGCCTCGACCGGCTTCATGGTGCGCCGTCTGCCCGATCCCGCTCCCTATATGACGATCACCGATCAGGCGGGCAACAAGGTGCGCTATCGCGGTTCCAAGCCCATTGCCAAGTCGCAGCTCATGCAGGCTCAGGGGGTTGAGGCGGCAATCGACGACAATCTGCTCGATGTCAACTACCGGGTTCTCGGGTTTGAAACGTTGTTTTTCGACTCGATGGGAAATGCGATGCCCGAACTGTCGGACGGCCCCCGGTTCTCGTCGCGACAGCGCGAGGCGTTCAGGCGCTTGTCGCGCGGTAAGCGATTCTTCATCTCGCGTGTACGCGCTGTGGGTCCCGACGGCGTGGAACGTGACATCTCGCCCATGGAAGTTATTGTAAATTAG